The segment CCCTGCTCGCGTTCCCGCTGGGCATTGCGAATCAATTGACGAAGCGGCTGGCGGTCAGCATCGGGGTGCTCCGCCATAAACAGATCAACCGCTGCGTCGCCCTCGTCAATTAAGCGTTCCCGCCATTTTTCGAGCCGATGAAACGCGTGGTCGCGCTGCTCCTGCTCTTGGTCGATGGAGTCGAACACGGCTTGAATGGCGGTGAGATCCTCTTTACGGATTAACTTGCCGACATACTGCATGTGGCGGCGGCGACCCTCATGGGAACGAATGCGCGAGGTTTCCTCGATAGCGCGCAGCATATCGTCAGAGAGGGGGAAACGGGCGCGTTCCGCCGGTCGCATGGCGATTAAGGTTTCCCCAAGTGCCTGTAAGGCATGCATTTCGCGTTTGAGTTGCGACTTGCTAGGGCGTTCTTCCTGGTCTTCTACTTCAATGGGATCGGGACGTTGCTTACGCATAGTGTGACTCACAGACAAGATTCGTGGCGGCATTATACCAGCTGCGAGTACAACATTGATTCGCCAATGACACTCTCTTGAAAGACTTTGCTTGAGAGACATTCGGTTGAAAAAGGAGGCCATATGGCACAAGCATTTGATGCATCCGCGCAGCAGTCGCTATTGACCGCGCGCGCCGAGGAGGCGCTAGCGCTGGCGAAACGCTTGGGCGCGGATGCTGCTGAAGTGGGCGCAAGCGTCGATCAGGGAATCGGCGTTAGTGTACGCCTGGGCGAAGTTGAAACGGTTGAGTTGTCTCGTGACCAAGGCATTGCCGTCACGCTTTACGTAGGCCAGCGAAAAGGCAGCGCTTCATCCACAGACGCCAGCAGTGCCTCGATCCAGGCCGCCGTCGAGAAAGCCCTGGCGATTGCCCGCTATACCGGCGAAGACCCGGCCGCTGGACTGGCCGATGCATCGCTCATGGCTACTGAATTGCCCGATTTAAAAGTGCACTACCCCTGGGCGCTCACAACGGATGAGGCGATTGAGCTGGCGCTTGCCTGCGAGCAGGCGGGGCGAGACGTTGAAGGCATCTCCCAGTCGGATGGCGCGTCACTCTCGAGTGGTGAAGGAGTACGCGTTTACGCCAATAGCCACGGCTTTTTAGGCACCCAAAAGGGCAGCAGCCACTCTCTTTCGTGCATGCTGATTGCCCAAGATGCGAGCGGTATGCAGCGCGATTACGACTACACGTCTGCCCGTGACCCCAAGGCGCTGCGCGACCCTGCCGATGTGGGCCGAGAAGCCGCCGCGCGAACGCTGCGCAGGCTCGGCGCTAAACGCCCACCCACGGGCACCTTTCCTGTGCTGTTTGACCCGTCGTTGGCCAGTGGCTTAATTGGCCACCTGCTCGGTGGTTTAGCCGGTGGCGCGCTCTACCGTCAGTCCTCTTTTTTGTGCGACCGGCTCGGTACGACGCTGTTTCCCGACTGGTTTAGTCTCGAAGAGCGGCCGATGGAGATCGGCGCCACGGCTAGCTCGCCTTTTGATGGGGAAGGCGTACAAACGCGCAACAATCGATTTATCGACCAGGGCAGCATTGCCAGCTATATGCTCTCCTCCTACAGCGCTCGTCGTCTCGATATGCAAACCACGGGCAATGCCGGTGGGGCGCGAAACGTCCGATTAGCGGCGCCGCTGCAATCGCGCGAAAGCCTGCTGCAAGAGATGGGGCGGGGTATTTGGGTGACCGAGTTGATGGGGCAGGGCGTGAACGGGGTGACCGGTGACTACTCCCGCGGTGCGGCAG is part of the Halomonas alkaliantarctica genome and harbors:
- the yjgA gene encoding ribosome biogenesis factor YjgA, giving the protein MRKQRPDPIEVEDQEERPSKSQLKREMHALQALGETLIAMRPAERARFPLSDDMLRAIEETSRIRSHEGRRRHMQYVGKLIRKEDLTAIQAVFDSIDQEQEQRDHAFHRLEKWRERLIDEGDAAVDLFMAEHPDADRQPLRQLIRNAQREREQGKPPTSSRKLFKHLRETLAL
- the pmbA gene encoding metalloprotease PmbA, coding for MAQAFDASAQQSLLTARAEEALALAKRLGADAAEVGASVDQGIGVSVRLGEVETVELSRDQGIAVTLYVGQRKGSASSTDASSASIQAAVEKALAIARYTGEDPAAGLADASLMATELPDLKVHYPWALTTDEAIELALACEQAGRDVEGISQSDGASLSSGEGVRVYANSHGFLGTQKGSSHSLSCMLIAQDASGMQRDYDYTSARDPKALRDPADVGREAAARTLRRLGAKRPPTGTFPVLFDPSLASGLIGHLLGGLAGGALYRQSSFLCDRLGTTLFPDWFSLEERPMEIGATASSPFDGEGVQTRNNRFIDQGSIASYMLSSYSARRLDMQTTGNAGGARNVRLAAPLQSRESLLQEMGRGIWVTELMGQGVNGVTGDYSRGAAGFWVENGKVQYPVEEFTIAGNLERMFAGLVGIGDDTDTRGSVHTGSWLIDAMTVAGD